AGAGAAAATTACTGAGCTGGCATGGGAAGAAAAGGCAGTTTTATGCGGACTTCAATTTACCGCCCAGCCTGCAAGACATTTTACCGGCAGGAAGTTTAAGCGTAACCGTACCCTATGGTCTTCATTTGTTCTGGAGACACCTGAACATAAATTGTTTTTGGGTGGTGACTCTGGCTATGACAGTCATTTTAAGACTATTGGTGATGCGCACGGACCTTTTGATCTGGCTATCCTGGAATGTGGTCAGTACAATGTATTATGGCCTTTGATTCATATGTTTCCTGAGCAAACCGTAACAGCAGCAAAAGATTTACAGGCAAAAGTACTTTTACCTGTACACTGGGCAAAGTTTACCTTAGCTTTGCATGACTGGAATGATCCGGTTTTGCGGGTGACAAAAAGTGCTGAAGAATTCAATCAGCCTATTACCACACCTTTGCCTGGTGAAACGTTTCAGATAGGGTCGAACTATCCGGATACTAAATGGTGGTTAAATATGGAGAATAAGAAACAATAGGTTTTAATGCTTGTTATATCTATGCATTCAAAAAATCAAATATATGAAAACGGATCTTATAGAAATTTTTCAGACTATCAGAGCAGCTTTACAACCTTATACTACCTTAGGTTTTAATGATGGTACTAACAGTGATCAGAAATATGATCTCTGGGCAATTCCACCTGCCGGAGCTGACGGCAAAGAAAAGCCGGAAGTGTTTTTCCTGAGTTTGGAAATTAAGGATGACCATGTCGCATTTGATTTGCTTCCTGAGTCTGTCCCGCAACATGAACGAACACTATATATTAAAGAGCTTGATGATGTAACTTTGAACCTGATAGAAGATAAAGTAGCTGCTGGTTTTAAGGTATGCAAAGAGCGGGGATGGGTTTAATCAGGCTAAAACCAGGTGAGGAGAGATGATAAAGAGCAGGAATTGCTATAAATAAAAAATAAGAGTGAGTATAAAAAAAACGGGCTGGCAGCAAGAGCTTAAACAAGAGTTACAAAATATTGGAATCGAGTCAGAATGGATTATTTCTGACTCTTTTCTTTTGCTCGGATTTAAGGATAATCAGGAGTTATACCTTAATCTGTTAAGTGCCGGTGATCATCCTGATTCAGCAGAAACACTGGCGCTGCAACAGCAATATAGTCAAACCGGCAAACAGCTGATTCAGCTTTGGGAAGATATCTGGTATACCAGATCCGCGCAAATTCTAAGTCGTATTAATGCATTGCTCGGTAAAAATAAAAGAATTCATGGCAGAAAAACTGCGATAATCAGTATAACCCAGCCACAGGCAGATACTTTTCTAAATCAGCATCATCTTCAGGGTTCAGCTAAGGCAAGACACAGGTATGCGCTTGTTGTGGAAGATAAATATGTTGCTGTGGCTACTTTCAGCGGTAAGCGGAAAATGACCAGGAGACACGCAGATTATACTTCAGTTGAATTGATCAGGTTTGCTACTGCCGATGGTTTCACCGTGCAGGGCGGATTGAGCAAATTGCTTAAACATTTAATCAAAACCATTCTTCCAAATGATGTAATGACTTATGCAGATCTGGATTGGTCTTATGGAAAAGGGTATACTAAACTGGGCTTTGAGCTGGTTGAACAAACACCGCCTTCGGCAATATGGCTGGACCAGGCTGCAAATACAAGATATTTTCCACATCGTTTACCTGATGAAATCAGTACAGCTGCAGCTCAGCTTACTGAGGCTGAAAGAATAGTTTATTTAAATTCCTTACATTATATCAGTGTTTTTAATATGGGAAACCTGAAGTATATTTTAACATGCAAATAGATAAAAAACCTCTTTTAATTATATTAGGGCCCACAGCCTCCGGAAAAACGAGACTGGCTGTCAGTGTTGCCGGCGAATTAAACGGAGAGGTGATCAGTGCGGACAGCAGGCAGGTATTTAAAGATATGGATATCGGTACCGGAAAAGATCTGCATGAGTATATGATTAATGGAAAAGCAATTCCTTATCATCTGATCAATATCAGGGAAGCAGGAGAAAACTATAATGTTAATGCTTTTAAAGATGACTTTTATAAAGTATTCGAACAATTGACCCGGCAAGGCAAACTCCCGGTATTATGTGGTGGTACCGGTATGTATATTCATAGTCTGTTACAAAATCACGAGTATACGGCAGTTCCGGTAAATCAGGACCTTAGAGATAGTCTTCCCATACATGATATTCATTTATTAAGGGAATTACTTGCAGGTTATCCAGCTGCTGTAACTGAACACGCAGATCTTTCCTCTGCTAAAAGACTGGTCAGGGCTATTGAAATTGCAGAATATTTACAACATCATACTTTAACGGAGGAAAACCGTCCCGGGGTTCAGCCATTGGTTATCGGTTTAGATGGAGAGGTTGGACTGCGCAGAGAGCGGATCTATAAAAGATTGAACGAGCGTTTTGCTCATGGCCTTATAGAAGAAGTAGAAGGGCTTTTAAAGCGTGGAGTAAGTGCAGAAATGCTGCTGTTTTATGGCCTGGAGTATAAATTCATTACTGAGTACCTTCAAAATAAGCTCAGTTTGCCAGAATTGAAAGAAAAATTATACATTGCTATACGTCAGTTTGCCAAAAGACAGATGACTTTTTTCAGAAAGATGGAAAAAGACGGTATTATGATAAACTGGCTGGACTCTGCTCTGGAACCTGCCCATTTAACCCGTGAGGTTATCAAATTATATCAGCAGGCTTTTGAGCTATAAATGTCTGTCAGATAAGCATATCAGCCGTTTTATACTTTATTCCGCAGCATTTGAACCGGTGCTATAGTACGGAGATATTTCAGTCTCTGGAAAAACACCATCTATACCGGTTTCATGCCCGTTTAAGGGGGGGCAGTGCCGGAGATTCCTGTAATGGCATGCCTTTTGTATTTACCCCTTTGAAAGGCTGATAATGATTGTCAGCCGTGAAACACATGAATAAATATAATAAATAATGAAAAATTCTACTAAATATCTTGCTTCGGCAGTAGCTGCTGTGGCAATATTCTTTACAACGAATGTTAATGCTCAGAAAATAGGTGTTGGTGCAAGTATCGGTGTTCCTACAAACAATAATTATAGTGTTGCTGCAGGGATTGATGTGCGTGCGCAATTTGATGTAACTAAACAGCTATCAGTTCCAATTGCAACAGGTTATAACCACTATTTTGCAAAAGACCGTGTTTATAGTGCAGGTGCAGTAAACAATATTAAAGTTCCTGACTATGCCTATATTCCGGTAAAAACTGGTTTAAAGTATTTCTTTGACCCAACTGGTTCAGGTATATATGCAATGGGTGAAGTAGGTGCAGCTTTTGGTGTATCTAAAAATTCAAAAACTACTTTCCTTTACGCACCAACTTTAGGTTACTCATGGAGTAATGGTTTAGACCTGGGTATCAGATATGAAAATACTGGTAAAGGTGATGCCTTACGTTATGCGAATAACTATGATAACAAAAGCGTAGGACAGATCGCATTGCGTATCGCTTACGGGTTTAAATTATAAGTATATAAAATATAATATTCTTGAAGAAGCCGCCATTAAAAGGGCGGCTTTTTTTATGATTTCAATACACTTAATTAGTATTTAATAAATTAATTTTATAAAAAAAGCCGTCTGCTGGTTACCAGTTATGACGGCATCTTTGTGTTTAAGAAAACTGGTGCTGTTTTTAAGCAGGTACAGCCTTATTCCAATTGTTTTAAAGCCTTATTGATCTGTTCCTGCTGCTGCTCTCTTAATATTTCCACAGGAGGTGCAGCCCTTTCCATACAGTCCATAATACCACAACGTTCACAGGTGGTGTGAACAGTTTTTACAGGAATACTCATGTCATTGACAAAAGACATGGCCTGAAGCAGTTTCTGATCTATTAACAGCCCGATCGTTACACTGATCATTTCGTCTTTTTTACGTGCTGGTTTAGAAATAGAAATACATAAATACCTGTTATGCGTTTGCCAGTACTGAGATATCTGTGCTTCCACAACTGGATATTTGTATTTTTTGCTGTCTACCAGATCTGCCGTATGTTTTAAAGAGGTGATAGAAACCCATCTGCGGCAATAATGTTCATGTGTAGCATTGGCATAAGGATTATGCAGCTGAGAAAGATGCAGCTCTTTGGTAATCTCATAAGCGTCTTTTTTTACATTACCTGATATACGCAAAAAGAAAAGCTGATCTATGCCGAAATGTTTGGGTAAGATGTTAGTCAGACGCTGTATCATCATTTCGGGAGTTACATCATATACATTGCAGAGATTAAGCCAGGCTTTATCATCCCATTTTGTCTGTATCATGATGCTTTTCACGTCTTCAACAAATCTTTCTTCCTGCATGAGCAGCGCGACGGCAAAATAAGAAGCTTTAAAATTATTCAGCATCATATCAAATGAATCGCTCTGCTGAATGATAGTCTCATAAGGTCTTTCTGTAATGGAAAGGTATTGAAAAGCTATTTCTCTGGCCAGCAGAAACTTTTCCTGTGCTGCGGTCATCCCTTTATTGATATAAAATATCTTATTGGCAGCAGAATAAAAAGAACGCAGACCATGCAGGGCGTCCATTGTATTCATCCGTTTACGGTTTACCTGTATACTGATTCCTGTTAATATAGTTTCCAGTAAAGGAATGTCAATCTGTAAAATTTCTTCCCAACCGTATTCTTCTCTGAACTTTCTTACTGCGTCTTCAATAGCTTCAAAATAATTGTCCTGCAGATCCTGATAAGAACGCAGCGCTGCATTATAAAAGTTCTCTTTTGATAGCTGATAACTTCTTGAAATTTTGAGCAGTGTGCTGATAAAGGCTGTTACTTTATCAGGTGTGTTGGAAAATAAGTCAAGTAAAGCAGCCGGAGTCAGACCAAAATGTTCCCAGGGAATAGCATTAATAAAGTCGGAATTGATCAGATCTATAATAGGCTGAAGCTTTTTATTGGCTCTTAAGGATACCAGGTAATCATAATCCACACCCAGTATTTTTGCCAGTGATAGTATTTTATCAGCCTTCGGGAACTTCTTACCCGTCTCAATATCATGTACATAAGAAAGTGACATCCCTGTTTGTTCAGCAAGCTGCTGATAAGACAGTCCTTTTTCCTGACGCAGGGATTTTACTTTAAGGCCTAAAATGAGGCGTACACTATCATTATTGGTTATCATATCACTAAAGTAGTTAAAAGGAGTCAATCAACGAAAAAAAAAATATTAGCGAAATATTCGCTAATTGAGAATAATCCGTATATTGTATAAAATTTACAACCATGACGTCAAATATGAATCACACAGAA
This portion of the Pedobacter lusitanus genome encodes:
- a CDS encoding XRE family transcriptional regulator, which translates into the protein MITNNDSVRLILGLKVKSLRQEKGLSYQQLAEQTGMSLSYVHDIETGKKFPKADKILSLAKILGVDYDYLVSLRANKKLQPIIDLINSDFINAIPWEHFGLTPAALLDLFSNTPDKVTAFISTLLKISRSYQLSKENFYNAALRSYQDLQDNYFEAIEDAVRKFREEYGWEEILQIDIPLLETILTGISIQVNRKRMNTMDALHGLRSFYSAANKIFYINKGMTAAQEKFLLAREIAFQYLSITERPYETIIQQSDSFDMMLNNFKASYFAVALLMQEERFVEDVKSIMIQTKWDDKAWLNLCNVYDVTPEMMIQRLTNILPKHFGIDQLFFLRISGNVKKDAYEITKELHLSQLHNPYANATHEHYCRRWVSITSLKHTADLVDSKKYKYPVVEAQISQYWQTHNRYLCISISKPARKKDEMISVTIGLLIDQKLLQAMSFVNDMSIPVKTVHTTCERCGIMDCMERAAPPVEILREQQQEQINKALKQLE
- the miaA gene encoding tRNA (adenosine(37)-N6)-dimethylallyltransferase MiaA; translation: MQIDKKPLLIILGPTASGKTRLAVSVAGELNGEVISADSRQVFKDMDIGTGKDLHEYMINGKAIPYHLINIREAGENYNVNAFKDDFYKVFEQLTRQGKLPVLCGGTGMYIHSLLQNHEYTAVPVNQDLRDSLPIHDIHLLRELLAGYPAAVTEHADLSSAKRLVRAIEIAEYLQHHTLTEENRPGVQPLVIGLDGEVGLRRERIYKRLNERFAHGLIEEVEGLLKRGVSAEMLLFYGLEYKFITEYLQNKLSLPELKEKLYIAIRQFAKRQMTFFRKMEKDGIMINWLDSALEPAHLTREVIKLYQQAFEL